From Acidithiobacillus sp., the proteins below share one genomic window:
- the flhA gene encoding flagellar biosynthesis protein FlhA produces the protein MNALNRMLQRVNWHTLAAPILVIMVLAMLIIPLPTFLLDIFFTFNITLGLIILLVSLYMVRPLEFAAFPTALLLTTLLRLSLNVAAARIILLHGQNGPGAAGQVIESFGEFVVGGDYAVGIIVFAILVIINFMVITKGAGRIAEVSARFTLDAMPGKQMAIDADMNAGIIDQEEAHRRRSEIAQEADFFGSMDGASKFVRGDAVAAIMILFINLIGGLIIGIWQHGLSLGTAAHDYTLLSIGDALVAQIPALVISIAAGIVVTSVNTGQDLGKQLVSQIFQNRDVLVIVAMILAVLGLIPGMPHLPFLGAGALLGGLVWYRKRQQPKAEAATPSPPAEPEEVTWASVEPLDPLGLEVGYRLIPLVDKGQGGELLARIRGVRKKFAQDFGFLVPAVHVRDNLELRPTAYRITVKGVEVAGGEIFPDLLLAIDPGNVLGKLEGTPTTDPSFGLPALWMNHDQRDKAVALGYTVVDPATVIATHLHQILQSHGAELLGREEVEGILSHLASRSPKLVEDVIPKMLSPDKLKKVLQNLLNEGVPIRDMRTIVETLAEHAPQSQDVDDLTAVVRTALGPYIVQGLFPGQGELPVAVLDGQLEHLLQESLRNSNGEALEPGLAQRVLERAGELMQQMEAGGMQPVLLAMAPMRAFLARFLARAAPRMRVLSYAEIPENKRIKVVATLGA, from the coding sequence GTGAACGCCCTGAACCGGATGTTGCAACGCGTGAACTGGCATACCCTGGCGGCCCCGATCCTGGTGATCATGGTGCTCGCCATGCTCATTATTCCATTGCCGACTTTTCTCCTGGATATTTTCTTTACCTTCAATATTACGCTGGGCCTGATTATCCTGCTGGTCAGTCTCTATATGGTGCGACCGCTGGAGTTTGCCGCCTTTCCGACAGCACTATTGTTAACGACTTTGTTGCGTCTTTCCCTCAATGTGGCGGCGGCAAGGATCATTTTGTTGCACGGCCAGAATGGACCCGGTGCGGCCGGACAGGTGATTGAGTCCTTCGGCGAGTTTGTCGTAGGCGGTGACTATGCGGTGGGAATCATCGTCTTTGCGATTCTGGTCATCATCAATTTTATGGTTATCACCAAGGGGGCCGGGCGCATTGCAGAAGTCAGCGCCCGTTTCACTCTCGACGCCATGCCGGGCAAACAGATGGCTATTGATGCGGATATGAATGCCGGCATTATCGATCAGGAAGAAGCCCATCGGCGGCGCAGCGAGATAGCGCAAGAGGCCGATTTTTTTGGTTCCATGGATGGTGCCAGCAAGTTTGTGCGCGGTGACGCCGTCGCGGCGATCATGATCCTATTCATCAACCTGATCGGTGGTTTGATCATCGGTATCTGGCAACATGGTCTCAGTCTTGGCACGGCCGCCCATGACTACACCCTGCTCAGCATCGGTGATGCGCTGGTGGCACAAATTCCGGCACTGGTCATTTCCATTGCCGCTGGCATTGTGGTGACGTCAGTCAATACCGGTCAGGATTTGGGAAAACAATTAGTGAGTCAGATTTTCCAGAACCGGGACGTACTGGTTATCGTCGCGATGATCCTCGCCGTTCTCGGGCTCATTCCGGGGATGCCGCATCTGCCGTTTCTGGGGGCAGGCGCGCTGTTGGGCGGCCTTGTTTGGTATCGCAAACGCCAGCAGCCAAAGGCCGAAGCCGCGACGCCTTCACCACCCGCCGAGCCGGAGGAGGTCACCTGGGCCAGCGTCGAGCCGCTTGATCCACTTGGGCTGGAGGTCGGTTACCGCCTGATTCCGTTGGTCGACAAGGGGCAGGGCGGTGAGCTGCTGGCACGGATTCGCGGGGTGCGTAAAAAGTTCGCGCAGGACTTTGGCTTTCTGGTGCCCGCTGTGCACGTCCGCGATAATCTTGAATTACGGCCGACGGCGTACCGGATCACCGTCAAAGGTGTTGAAGTGGCAGGTGGTGAAATCTTTCCGGATCTGCTGCTCGCCATAGACCCAGGCAATGTCCTCGGCAAGCTCGAAGGCACCCCGACTACCGACCCGTCCTTCGGTCTCCCGGCCTTGTGGATGAACCACGATCAGCGCGACAAAGCGGTCGCTTTGGGTTACACCGTGGTTGATCCGGCAACGGTGATCGCCACCCATTTGCATCAGATATTGCAGTCCCACGGTGCTGAACTGTTGGGCCGCGAGGAGGTGGAGGGGATTCTGTCCCATCTCGCCAGCCGCTCACCCAAGCTGGTAGAAGACGTCATCCCGAAGATGCTGTCTCCCGACAAACTCAAGAAAGTCTTGCAGAACCTGCTGAATGAAGGCGTGCCCATTCGCGACATGCGCACCATCGTCGAAACTTTGGCGGAGCACGCACCGCAGAGCCAGGATGTTGACGATCTCACTGCGGTCGTTCGTACCGCACTCGGCCCTTACATTGTGCAAGGACTCTTTCCCGGACAGGGGGAGTTGCCAGTCGCAGTGCTGGACGGACAGTTGGAACACTTATTGCAGGAGAGCTTGCGCAATAGTAATGGCGAGGCTTTGGAGCCGGGGCTGGCGCAGCGGGTGCTGGAAAGGGCGGGGGAGTTGATGCAGCAGATGGAAGCTGGCGGTATGCAGCCGGTGCTGCTGGCCATGGCCCCCATGCGCGCCTTTCTGGCACGTTTCCTGGCCCGGGCTGCGCCGCGGATGCGGGTGCTCTCTTACGCGGAGATCCCCGAAAATAAACGG
- the fliN gene encoding flagellar motor switch protein FliN → MAEEQIPVGAESAADAADNGAADDIMADWAAAMAEQGGASPDTDASAEPDKELNAPLKQAPEATPAPIPELHAASSGTQAQNLDMILDIPVTLSVELGRTKIQIRNLLQLAQGSVVELERLAGEPMDVLVNGYLIAQGEVVLVNDKFGIRLTDIVSPAERAKKLR, encoded by the coding sequence ATGGCTGAAGAGCAAATACCGGTTGGCGCGGAATCTGCGGCAGATGCGGCAGATAACGGTGCGGCCGATGATATTATGGCGGACTGGGCAGCGGCTATGGCGGAGCAGGGCGGGGCCAGCCCCGATACGGACGCATCTGCTGAACCGGACAAAGAGCTGAATGCTCCACTGAAGCAGGCCCCTGAGGCAACTCCCGCTCCTATTCCCGAGTTGCACGCTGCCAGCAGCGGTACGCAGGCGCAGAATCTGGATATGATTCTCGATATTCCGGTGACGCTGTCGGTAGAGCTCGGACGTACCAAGATTCAAATTCGGAATCTCCTGCAGTTGGCGCAGGGTTCGGTGGTCGAGTTGGAACGCCTCGCTGGCGAGCCGATGGATGTGCTCGTGAATGGTTATCTTATCGCGCAGGGTGAAGTCGTGCTGGTGAATGACAAGTTTGGCATTCGTCTCACCGACATCGTCAGCCCGGCGGAACGGGCCAAGAAACTCCGTTGA
- the fliP gene encoding flagellar type III secretion system pore protein FliP (The bacterial flagellar biogenesis protein FliP forms a type III secretion system (T3SS)-type pore required for flagellar assembly.) produces the protein MEPAHRDPHQGPDRTPGPFRTRIATFGLIALSIPGVAIAGGLPAFTTGPAAGGGTEYSLSIQALIFMTALVFLPAMLLMMTAFTRIIIVLSLLKQALGSTQMPPSQIIVGLSLFLTFFVMAPVFQKLNTEVLQPFTQNQINITQAMSRAEGPLRTFMLSQTRPDDLALFVKLSGHPQLQAPADTPMTLLIPAFVTSELKTGFQIGFLIFIPFVIIDLVVAAVLMSMGMMMLSPVTVSFPFKLMLFVLVNGWDLVIGSLVQSFVH, from the coding sequence ATGGAACCAGCACATAGAGACCCCCACCAGGGACCCGACCGAACCCCCGGCCCGTTCCGGACCAGGATCGCCACCTTTGGTCTAATTGCTCTCAGTATTCCGGGAGTAGCCATCGCCGGCGGCCTTCCCGCTTTTACCACAGGTCCCGCAGCAGGCGGCGGCACCGAGTACAGCCTTAGTATTCAGGCGCTCATCTTCATGACGGCACTGGTCTTTTTGCCCGCCATGTTGCTGATGATGACAGCATTCACCCGGATCATCATCGTCCTCTCCCTGCTGAAGCAGGCTCTGGGTTCGACCCAAATGCCGCCCAGCCAGATCATCGTCGGCTTATCGCTCTTTCTTACCTTTTTTGTGATGGCGCCGGTGTTTCAGAAGCTCAACACGGAAGTACTGCAGCCCTTCACTCAAAACCAGATCAACATCACCCAGGCCATGTCGCGTGCCGAGGGGCCGTTGCGCACCTTCATGCTTTCGCAGACGCGACCTGATGATCTCGCCCTTTTCGTCAAGCTCTCCGGACACCCGCAATTGCAGGCCCCGGCGGATACGCCCATGACGCTACTGATCCCGGCCTTCGTTACTTCGGAGCTGAAAACCGGGTTTCAGATCGGCTTTCTGATCTTCATACCCTTCGTAATCATCGATCTGGTGGTGGCTGCCGTTCTGATGTCTATGGGCATGATGATGCTGTCGCCGGTGACAGTGTCTTTTCCCTTCAAACTCATGCTCTTCGTCCTGGTCAACGGCTGGGATCTGGTCATCGGTTCGCTGGTACAGAGCTTTGTCCATTGA
- the fliQ gene encoding flagellar biosynthesis protein FliQ, with translation MTPESIVTVGQQAVWTTLLLSAPLLGIALVVGLLVSVFQAATQLNEMTLSFVPKILAMALVLVIAGPWMLHLIMDFTIHLFHDIPHLINQ, from the coding sequence ATGACTCCAGAGAGTATCGTCACGGTCGGTCAGCAAGCGGTGTGGACGACCCTTTTATTGTCGGCCCCCTTGCTGGGGATTGCGTTGGTTGTCGGTCTGCTGGTGAGTGTCTTTCAAGCGGCCACCCAGCTCAACGAAATGACACTCAGCTTTGTGCCCAAGATTCTGGCGATGGCCTTGGTGCTGGTGATTGCCGGTCCGTGGATGCTGCATCTGATCATGGACTTCACCATCCACCTGTTCCATGACATTCCGCATCTGATCAACCAATGA
- the flhB gene encoding flagellar biosynthesis protein FlhB — protein sequence MAEENAQERTEAATPKRRDDARKKGQVARSRELSTSALLMVSASVFFGFADNIYQSIAGFLYTGLHLSSAVMTDPQDLLRHFATMCETAAELVVPFFIMLLMAVIAAGLVVGGWVFSTQSLVPDFSRMDPISGLQKMVSKHGALELVKAILKAVVVGGIGMTLLWAQRNALFGLVRESPEQAMLHLMHMSGLVFLVLAASTLLIVLFDVPFQIWTINVKLKMSRQDQKDEMKEMDGNPEIKAKVRAMQREMARRRMMAAVPKADVIVTNPTHYAVALRYAEGETRAPVLLAKGADLVAASIRELAAEHYIPVVEAPPLARALYHHVELDQEIPVTLYRAVAELLAYLYQLRLATPQQQPQVPAHWSVPPEMDEKG from the coding sequence ATGGCCGAAGAAAATGCCCAGGAACGTACCGAAGCGGCGACACCCAAGCGCCGCGACGACGCACGCAAGAAGGGCCAGGTCGCGCGTTCCAGAGAATTGTCCACCAGCGCCTTGCTGATGGTCTCGGCGAGCGTGTTTTTTGGGTTCGCCGACAATATTTATCAAAGCATCGCCGGATTTCTCTACACCGGCCTGCATCTCTCGTCCGCCGTCATGACCGATCCTCAAGACCTCCTCCGCCATTTTGCAACGATGTGTGAAACGGCGGCGGAGCTGGTGGTGCCCTTTTTTATCATGCTGCTGATGGCCGTGATTGCTGCCGGATTGGTGGTGGGTGGCTGGGTCTTTAGTACCCAGTCGCTGGTACCGGACTTCTCGCGTATGGACCCCATCAGTGGTCTGCAAAAAATGGTTTCCAAGCATGGTGCACTGGAGTTGGTGAAGGCGATCCTGAAGGCTGTGGTGGTGGGCGGTATCGGTATGACGTTGCTCTGGGCCCAGCGCAACGCCCTCTTCGGTCTGGTTCGGGAATCGCCGGAACAAGCCATGCTACATTTGATGCACATGAGTGGCTTGGTTTTTCTCGTGCTTGCGGCGTCTACCCTGCTGATTGTGCTCTTTGATGTGCCATTCCAGATATGGACCATCAACGTAAAGCTGAAGATGTCGCGCCAAGATCAGAAAGATGAAATGAAAGAGATGGACGGCAATCCCGAAATCAAGGCCAAGGTACGCGCCATGCAACGGGAGATGGCGCGTCGGCGGATGATGGCGGCGGTGCCCAAGGCCGATGTCATTGTCACCAACCCGACCCATTATGCGGTGGCGCTGCGTTATGCCGAAGGAGAAACACGGGCACCCGTCCTGCTGGCCAAGGGCGCTGATCTGGTGGCCGCCAGTATCCGTGAGCTCGCGGCAGAACATTACATACCGGTGGTGGAAGCGCCACCCCTGGCGCGGGCGCTCTATCATCATGTGGAGTTGGATCAGGAAATTCCCGTCACTCTCTATAGGGCCGTAGCGGAACTCCTCGCCTATCTATACCAACTCCGGTTGGCGACTCCGCAGCAGCAACCACAAGTGCCCGCGCACTGGTCAGTGCCCCCGGAAATGGATGAAAAAGGATAA
- the fliR gene encoding flagellar biosynthetic protein FliR: MIHFTTLQLEHWIGLVLWPFIRILALLSTAPVFSATQVPIQVRVGLALLISVAIAPALPAMPAVHFMSGAGFVLLIQQILIGSALGFAVTVVFSVVQFAGSVISLQMGLGFSSFFDPVTGVQVPTLSNFLNLLVLLLFMAMNGQLLVLATLMRSFTLLPVTATLSLNPSAWHLLVEEGDIIFSLGLAISAPILGTLVLVNIALGVLGKSAPQLNIFVIGFPVLLALGILALYVFMPAMTMIVQHLLNLSMETAGQAMLSAARP; this comes from the coding sequence ATGATTCACTTTACCACACTGCAACTGGAGCACTGGATCGGCCTGGTCTTGTGGCCCTTTATTCGTATCCTCGCGCTGTTGTCCACGGCGCCGGTATTTAGCGCCACCCAGGTACCGATTCAGGTGCGGGTAGGGCTGGCGCTGCTGATCAGCGTGGCTATCGCCCCCGCTCTGCCCGCGATGCCTGCCGTACATTTTATGTCGGGAGCGGGTTTCGTGCTGCTCATCCAGCAAATCCTCATAGGCAGCGCGCTAGGCTTCGCGGTGACGGTGGTTTTTAGTGTGGTGCAGTTTGCAGGATCGGTCATCAGTCTACAGATGGGGCTGGGATTCAGCAGTTTTTTTGACCCGGTCACGGGCGTGCAGGTCCCTACCCTTTCTAATTTTCTTAACCTGCTTGTCTTACTTCTGTTCATGGCAATGAATGGTCAGTTGCTGGTGTTGGCGACGCTTATGCGCAGTTTTACCTTGCTGCCGGTGACGGCGACGCTCAGCCTCAATCCCTCGGCCTGGCATTTGCTCGTGGAGGAGGGGGATATCATCTTCTCGTTGGGTTTGGCTATTTCTGCGCCGATTTTAGGCACGCTGGTACTCGTAAATATTGCTTTAGGCGTGCTGGGCAAGTCTGCGCCCCAGCTCAATATTTTTGTGATCGGTTTTCCGGTGCTCCTGGCGCTGGGTATCCTCGCGCTGTATGTGTTTATGCCGGCCATGACCATGATTGTTCAGCATCTGCTCAATCTATCCATGGAAACCGCAGGGCAAGCGATGCTCTCGGCGGCGCGGCCATGA
- the fliO gene encoding flagellar biosynthetic protein FliO: MKKNPSSDFSVKIAALRASRIRLAGMVFALWSPSVWADTSVGMGAHSAFSWSAILQLFSALVLVLLIFFGVVWLLKRLQPGLVGGQVGGMRVVSSLSLGTRERLLLVQVGEQLLLLGVTPAGITLLHTLETALPDTTSNAPATFAGWLRTAMERRKQGPWNQHIETPTRDPTEPPARSGPGSPPLV, from the coding sequence TTGAAAAAAAATCCCAGTTCCGACTTCAGCGTCAAAATTGCTGCCCTGCGAGCGTCAAGAATCCGACTGGCAGGCATGGTCTTCGCCTTGTGGAGCCCGTCGGTTTGGGCGGATACCTCCGTCGGTATGGGGGCGCACAGCGCTTTTTCGTGGTCCGCTATTCTCCAGCTATTTTCTGCCCTGGTGCTGGTCCTCCTGATATTTTTCGGGGTGGTGTGGCTTCTCAAGCGCCTGCAACCCGGTCTGGTCGGTGGGCAGGTCGGTGGTATGCGGGTGGTGTCGTCACTCTCCCTCGGAACGCGGGAACGCCTTTTGCTAGTACAAGTGGGAGAGCAGCTGTTGCTTCTCGGTGTGACTCCGGCAGGGATTACCCTGCTGCATACCCTGGAGACAGCGCTGCCAGACACCACCAGCAACGCGCCGGCCACTTTTGCCGGTTGGTTGCGCACCGCGATGGAGAGGCGCAAGCAAGGGCCATGGAACCAGCACATAGAGACCCCCACCAGGGACCCGACCGAACCCCCGGCCCGTTCCGGACCAGGATCGCCACCTTTGGTCTAA
- the fliM gene encoding flagellar motor switch protein FliM → MAQDILSQDEVDALFKGMAGGDVDTETDAAPDPGGVRPYDLANQDRIVRGRMPTLEVVNERFARLWRVSLFNFLRRTAEISVGQVRLIKYSEFIRSLVVPSNINMVQIKPLRGTGLFVFDPRLIFAVVDNYFGGDGRFHARIEGRDFTPLEQRIITRLLDMAFKDFKSAWAPVAALNPELMRSEVNPQFVNIATPTEVVITTTFTVELESGTGTLHVCLPYGMVEPVRDQLTAGTTADRSEVDRRWVQSLQDEMQEAELELEAQFVQTRLTLRQLLALRDGDVIPIEMPETIVARIDGIPVLSGRYGMSNGKYAVQVTEHLCPEIAAGQAAMAALES, encoded by the coding sequence ATGGCACAGGATATTCTTTCTCAGGATGAAGTAGACGCCCTCTTCAAAGGGATGGCAGGTGGTGATGTTGATACCGAGACTGATGCAGCGCCCGATCCGGGTGGTGTGCGGCCTTATGATCTCGCCAACCAGGATCGTATCGTGCGCGGACGTATGCCTACCCTGGAGGTGGTCAACGAGCGTTTTGCTCGTCTATGGCGGGTCAGTCTGTTCAACTTTTTGCGGCGCACGGCAGAAATCTCCGTCGGTCAGGTGCGGCTGATCAAATATAGTGAGTTTATCCGCAGTCTGGTGGTGCCCAGTAATATCAATATGGTACAGATCAAGCCTCTGCGCGGGACCGGGTTGTTCGTCTTTGATCCCCGCCTGATTTTTGCGGTGGTGGACAACTATTTTGGTGGTGATGGCCGTTTTCATGCGCGTATTGAGGGCCGAGACTTCACCCCGTTGGAGCAGCGCATTATCACGCGGCTTCTGGATATGGCATTTAAAGACTTTAAGTCGGCCTGGGCGCCGGTGGCGGCCCTGAACCCGGAGTTGATGCGCTCGGAAGTAAACCCGCAGTTCGTCAATATCGCGACGCCGACAGAAGTAGTGATCACCACCACGTTCACCGTAGAGCTGGAGTCGGGGACGGGCACTCTCCATGTCTGCCTTCCTTATGGCATGGTCGAACCGGTACGTGATCAACTCACGGCAGGCACGACGGCGGATCGTTCTGAGGTGGACCGCCGCTGGGTGCAGTCTCTGCAGGATGAAATGCAGGAGGCCGAACTGGAACTGGAAGCGCAGTTCGTACAAACGCGCCTGACTCTGCGGCAATTGCTGGCGCTACGCGATGGCGACGTGATTCCCATTGAAATGCCAGAAACGATTGTCGCGCGAATCGATGGCATTCCGGTGCTTTCCGGGCGTTATGGAATGTCTAATGGCAAATATGCCGTTCAGGTGACGGAGCATCTCTGTCCGGAAATCGCAGCAGGGCAAGCCGCCATGGCGGCATTGGAGAGTTGA